The following coding sequences are from one Gossypium hirsutum isolate 1008001.06 chromosome A12, Gossypium_hirsutum_v2.1, whole genome shotgun sequence window:
- the LOC107957201 gene encoding uncharacterized protein — MESNAFNGRMARWQILLFEFDIIYVSQKAVKGSTIADFLASQALEDYELLNFDFPNKEIVYVAAIEEGITKENYWKLNFDGASNAVGNGIGAVLETRDSKLINYRRLVLGLVEEFDDITFNYLPRDENQMVDTLATLDSMIKVSRQEDVKPIQMSVCEAPSYCYNIEEEERDDHPWYQDILRYVRNREYPDQATENDKRTLRRLAYDYVLNDKRTLRRLVYDYVLNGEILMPERIISDNALNLNNDTIAEVCSQFKIRHHNSSPYRPKMNGQCKQPIKISRRLWGN, encoded by the exons atggagtcaaatgCCTTTAATGGAAGGATGGCTAGGTGGCAAATTTTGCTTTTTGAATTTGACATAATCTACGTAAGTCAAAAAGCCGTGAAAGGGAGcacaatagcagattttctggctAGTCAagctttagaagattatgagctcttgaattttgatttccccaATAAGGAGATAGTGTATGTGGCAGCTATTGAAGAGGGCATTACAAAAGAAAACTATTGGAAATTGAATTTTGATGGAGCCTCAAACGCTGTGGGTAATGGAATTGGAGCGGTCTTG GAGACAAGAGATTCCAAATTAATCAATTACAGGAGGCTGGTGTTGGGGTTAGttgaagagtttgatgatattaccttcaattatctcccgcGTGATGAAAATCAAATGGTAGATACTTTGGCTACTTTGGATTCCATGATCAAAGTGAGCAGACAAGAAGATGTGAAACCCATTCAGATGAGTGTTTGTGAGGCCCCGtcttattgttataatatagaGGAAGAGGAGAGagatgatcatccttggtatcaggatatattgcgatatgtaagAAATCGTGAATATCCAGATCAAGcaacagagaatgacaaaaggacgTTGAGAAGGCTAGCCTATGATTATGTCTTAAATGACAAAAGGACGTTGAGAAGGCTAGTCTATGATTATGTCTTAAATGGTGAgatctt aatgcctgagaggatcatatctgataatgcattaaatttgaacaatGACACAATAGCAGAGGTCTGCAGCCAGTTTAAGATCAGACATCATAATtcatcaccatatcgcccaaagatgaatgggcaGTGtaagcagccaataaaaatatcaagaagattgtggggaaattGA
- the LOC107891590 gene encoding transcription factor UNE10 isoform X2 — protein sequence MSQCVPSWELDDNNPLTTRHHSFRFNSNSTAPDVPMLDYEVAELTWENGQLAMHSLGPPRAVAKQLNATTWDKPRAGGGGTLESIVNQATCFPYGSKDSVGVGGDELVWLDRHRVSAAAVSSSATMTMDALVPCSEDKTTTVHVLESMPDLGGGGTCMMGCSTRVGSCSGTVNTQDDVTRKRAKAARVQVAPPEWEQSASASATFGRDSHRNVTIDTYDKDFGVGFTSISHGSIENTKTATDNDHDSASHSKPQEETGEEDKKETMKSSISTKRSRAAAIHNQSERTDKASMLDEVIEYLKQLQAQVQMMSRMNLPSMMLQHQLQMSMMAPMGMGMSVMDMNFMGRPNIIGISPVLSNPFMTMNTPWDGSNNNDRLQQAASMTDPLSTFLASQSQPMTMDAYSRMAAMCQQMQQPPASSSKS from the exons ATGAGTCAGTGTGTTCCGAGTTGGGAACTGGATGACAACAATCCACTCACCACTCGCCATCACTCGTTCCGCTTCAACTCAAATTCCACTGCCCCTGATGTTCCCAT GTTAGATTATGAAGTTGCTGAATTAACATGGGAAAATGGGCAACTAGCCATGCACAGCTTAGGTCCGCCACGTGCGGTGGCTAAACAACTAAACGCCACCACTTGGGATAAACCAAGAGCCGGTGGCGGTGGCACTTTAGAGTCTATAGTGAACCAGGCTACTTGTTTTCCATATGGTAGTAAGGATTCTGTAGGTGTTGGTGGGGATGAATTGGTATGGTTGGACCGCCACCGTGTTTCGGCGGCGGCGGTGTCTTCATCAGCCACTATGACTATGGATGCTTTAGTTCCTTGTTCAGAAGACAAGACCACCACCGTACACGTGTTGGAATCTATGCCGGATCTTGGTGGTGGTGGAACTTGTATGATGGGATGTTCCACTAGGGTAGGATCCTGTAGTGGGACGGTTAATACACAAGACGATGTCACAAGGAAACGCGCAAAGGCGGCGCGTGTACAAGTAGCACCACCGGAATGGGAACAAAGCGCAAGTGCCAGTGCCACGTTCGGAAGAGACAGTCACCGGAACGTGACCATCGATACGTACGACAAAGATTTTGGTGTTGGTTTCACTTCTATTTCACATGGTTCCATTGAAAACACGAAGACTGCAACAGATAATGATCATGATTCAGCTTCTCACAGTAAACCTCAG GAGGAGACAGGTGAGGAAGACaaaaaagaaactatgaaatCTTCCATTTCAACAAAAAGGAGCAGAGCTGCAGCTATCCATAACCAATCTGAACGT ACAGACAAAGCTTCAATGTTAGATGAAGTGATTGAATACTTAAAACAATTACAAGCACAAGTCCAAATGATGAGTAGGATGAACTTACCATCGATGATGTTGCAACACCAACTTCAAATGTCGATGATGGCACCGATGGGAATGGGGATGAGTGTTATGGACATGAATTTCATGGGCCGACCAAACATCATTGGTATCTCACCTGTTTTGTCTAATCCTTTTATGACAATGAATACACCTTGGGATGGTTCTAACAACAATGATCGGTTACAACAAGCTGCTTCAATGACAGACCCTTTATCTACATTCCTTGCTAGTCAATCACAACCGATGACTATGGATGCTTATAGTAGAATGGCTGCTATGTGTCAACAAATGCAACAACCGCCAGCTTCTAGTTCAAAGAGTTAA
- the LOC107891590 gene encoding transcription factor UNE10 isoform X1: MSQCVPSWELDDNNPLTTRHHSFRFNSNSTAPDVPMLDYEVAELTWENGQLAMHSLGPPRAVAKQLNATTWDKPRAGGGGTLESIVNQATCFPYGSKDSVGVGGDELVWLDRHRVSAAAVSSSATMTMDALVPCSEDKTTTVHVLESMPDLGGGGTCMMGCSTRVGSCSGTVNTQDDVTRKRAKAARVQVAPPEWEQSASASATFGRDSHRNVTIDTYDKDFGVGFTSISHGSIENTKTATDNDHDSASHSKPQEETGEEDKKETMKSSISTKRSRAAAIHNQSERKRRDKINQRMKTLQKLVPNSSKTDKASMLDEVIEYLKQLQAQVQMMSRMNLPSMMLQHQLQMSMMAPMGMGMSVMDMNFMGRPNIIGISPVLSNPFMTMNTPWDGSNNNDRLQQAASMTDPLSTFLASQSQPMTMDAYSRMAAMCQQMQQPPASSSKS, from the exons ATGAGTCAGTGTGTTCCGAGTTGGGAACTGGATGACAACAATCCACTCACCACTCGCCATCACTCGTTCCGCTTCAACTCAAATTCCACTGCCCCTGATGTTCCCAT GTTAGATTATGAAGTTGCTGAATTAACATGGGAAAATGGGCAACTAGCCATGCACAGCTTAGGTCCGCCACGTGCGGTGGCTAAACAACTAAACGCCACCACTTGGGATAAACCAAGAGCCGGTGGCGGTGGCACTTTAGAGTCTATAGTGAACCAGGCTACTTGTTTTCCATATGGTAGTAAGGATTCTGTAGGTGTTGGTGGGGATGAATTGGTATGGTTGGACCGCCACCGTGTTTCGGCGGCGGCGGTGTCTTCATCAGCCACTATGACTATGGATGCTTTAGTTCCTTGTTCAGAAGACAAGACCACCACCGTACACGTGTTGGAATCTATGCCGGATCTTGGTGGTGGTGGAACTTGTATGATGGGATGTTCCACTAGGGTAGGATCCTGTAGTGGGACGGTTAATACACAAGACGATGTCACAAGGAAACGCGCAAAGGCGGCGCGTGTACAAGTAGCACCACCGGAATGGGAACAAAGCGCAAGTGCCAGTGCCACGTTCGGAAGAGACAGTCACCGGAACGTGACCATCGATACGTACGACAAAGATTTTGGTGTTGGTTTCACTTCTATTTCACATGGTTCCATTGAAAACACGAAGACTGCAACAGATAATGATCATGATTCAGCTTCTCACAGTAAACCTCAG GAGGAGACAGGTGAGGAAGACaaaaaagaaactatgaaatCTTCCATTTCAACAAAAAGGAGCAGAGCTGCAGCTATCCATAACCAATCTGAACGT AAAAGAAGAGATAAGATAAATCAAAGGATGAAAACATTACAGAAACTGGTACCTAATTCAAGCAag ACAGACAAAGCTTCAATGTTAGATGAAGTGATTGAATACTTAAAACAATTACAAGCACAAGTCCAAATGATGAGTAGGATGAACTTACCATCGATGATGTTGCAACACCAACTTCAAATGTCGATGATGGCACCGATGGGAATGGGGATGAGTGTTATGGACATGAATTTCATGGGCCGACCAAACATCATTGGTATCTCACCTGTTTTGTCTAATCCTTTTATGACAATGAATACACCTTGGGATGGTTCTAACAACAATGATCGGTTACAACAAGCTGCTTCAATGACAGACCCTTTATCTACATTCCTTGCTAGTCAATCACAACCGATGACTATGGATGCTTATAGTAGAATGGCTGCTATGTGTCAACAAATGCAACAACCGCCAGCTTCTAGTTCAAAGAGTTAA